A stretch of DNA from Brevibacillus ruminantium:
ATGTACTTCTGCTCCTCCGGCATCCCCGCCACATATTCCTCCAGCGTAACCAGCTTTTTCTCTTTGGAGGAGTAGAACATCAGCAAATCCTGGAGAGCATCCTTGTGGCTCCCGAAATCGCTGTAAACCCCGTATTTCAGCTGTCGTCCAAAGGATTTGTAAAACTGCTCGTACTTTTCTCTTTCCTGCTGCAGCATGCTTTTCAGTTGGCTTTTGATTTTGCTGGCGATATTCTTCGCGATCAGCTTCAGCTGACGGTCGTGCTGCAGCATCTCCCTGGAAATATTGAGTGAGAGACTCTCCGAATCTACCATCCCTTTGACAAAGCTGAAATAGTCAGGGAGCAGTTCTCCGCATTTATTCATGATCAATACGCCGCTGGAATACAGCTCCAAACCTTTCTCATATTCCCGGGAGTAATAGTCGAAAGGAATGCTCTCCGGGATATAAAGAATGGCCTGATAGCTGACAGCTCCATCCGCGCTGATATGGATGTGCTTGAGCGGCTTGTCGAAGCCGTAATGTTTTTCCGTATAGAAATTCTCGTAATCTTCGGGAGTCAGCTCGTTTTTGTTCTTTTTCCAGATCGGAACCATGCTGTTGATCTGCTCATCATCCATTTTGATCGGATAGCGGATAAAATCGGAGTACTTTTTAATGATCGAACGCAGGCGATAGTCGTCCAAAAATTCGTCAAAGCTCTCCTCTTCCGTATTTTCCTTGATCTTCAGGATGATGTCCGTGCCTACCGTATCTTTCTCACAAGGCTCGATGGTATACCCGTCCGCACCGGAGGACTCCCATTTGTACGCGCCCTCACTGTTCAAGGCCTTGCTGATCACGGTAACGACATCGGCCACCATGAACGCCGAATAAAACCCGACGCCGAATTGCCCGATGATGGTATGATCGTCTTTGGTTTCGTTCTC
This window harbors:
- the htpG gene encoding molecular chaperone HtpG; amino-acid sequence: MEKKQFQAESKRLLEMMINSIYTQKEIFLRELISNASDAIDKIYYKALTDDNLVFDKDSYAIKITADQQNRTLTISDTGIGMTKEELENHLGVIAKSGSLAFKKENETKDDHTIIGQFGVGFYSAFMVADVVTVISKALNSEGAYKWESSGADGYTIEPCEKDTVGTDIILKIKENTEEESFDEFLDDYRLRSIIKKYSDFIRYPIKMDDEQINSMVPIWKKNKNELTPEDYENFYTEKHYGFDKPLKHIHISADGAVSYQAILYIPESIPFDYYSREYEKGLELYSSGVLIMNKCGELLPDYFSFVKGMVDSESLSLNISREMLQHDRQLKLIAKNIASKIKSQLKSMLQQEREKYEQFYKSFGRQLKYGVYSDFGSHKDALQDLLMFYSSKEKKLVTLEEYVAGMPEEQKYIYYASGESIERIEKLPQTELVAEKGYEILYFTEDIDEFAIKMLQSYKEKEFKSVSSSDLGIEGEENQSDADAENSEHQELFAYMSNLLAGKVTKVKASKRLKSHPVCLSTEGEVTIEMEKILSAMPNNPNVKANKVLEINIQHDVFQSLKNAYEHDQGKLDLYTALLYNQALLIEGLPLQDPVEFTNDICKIMV